Genomic DNA from Alistipes indistinctus YIT 12060:
AGCCTCTGGGGCGGCCAGCATATCAAGGATTTCCCGCAAAGGGAGCTGATCGCGGACAATGTCAACATCAAACTCAATATCACCAAGGCTACGACCATCAAACTGATCTTCATCAAGACAACAGCGACGATGCGTAACGTCTTCGGTTATTATACCTATCCCACCGGGCAGGAGCCGAAAAGCGTAAGCGATATCCAGCCGATCATCGCTTTCCCGTTCATTTCTACGTTCAATTGCAATATCGACAATGCCGACGCGGTTTTTACCGGCGACCAGGTGCAACTCAAATACTGGAATGCCAGGACGCAGCGGTTCGAAGACGAATTCCCGGCCGGAGTCAGTATCGGGTGGTTCCTCGACGCCTATTCGTTCGATCCTACGACCGGGACGGTACTGGAGGACAATACTCCTGTCTATTATGCTTCACGCGCGTTGAACCCGAACAACATGCACCGTTCGATCGCGCTGGGAGACCAGCAGAGCGGACGTATGCTGGCGATAGGTTTCGAGGACAGCGGTATCACCGAGGCGGGTGAGGGCAATTTTTGCGATGCCGTCTTCATGCTGGACTACGGCGATAAGGACGCTGCCACGTCCGAAGGTACGGGCGTGATGCCCGAAGTGCCGGGCGTCACCGACGAGGACAATTACCATGTGGTGAACGGAACGCTCGCGTTCGAAGACCTTTGGCCGAGCCAAGGCGACTACGATATGAACGATGTGGTGGTGACCTACAAAAGCACCGTCTACAAGAACGTGCTTTCGAACCGTGCGACGAAGGTGGTCGACCGCTTTACGCTGGCGCATGTGGGCGGTACGCTGCCCTGCGGATTCGGCTACCAGTTCGACAAGCTCGACAAGGCGGCGATCGGGAGCGTCGAGGTGATTTCCGACAAAACCGGGGCGACCTCTTCCTTTATGCAGGGGCAGATGCTCGAACCGAACCAGAGCAAACCGAACGTAATCCTGTTCGATAACTCCCGGACGAACGAAGGAGCGACCTTTACCGTGACGACCCAGTTCGCCTATCCGGTCGTCGGCGACCTGGTGCAGCCGCCCTATAATCCCTATATCGTCATTTCGTCGGACAAGGGGCGCGGCCGTGAGCTGCACCTGGCGAAGGGCGTGCCGACCGATTTGGCGGATGCGGCCTATTTCGGCCAGAGCTCCGACATTTCGGATCCGGCACAGAAACTCTACTATGTGTCGAAAGATAATTTTCCCTTTGCGATCAATATTCCGACCGACGCTTTCAGCTATCCCGATGAAAAGGTGCGCATAGACAAGGCTTATCCGAGTTTCCCGGGTTGGGTGTCGTCCAACGGCGTGTTGCAGCGCGACTGGTATAAAAAACCTGCGAAGAAATAATAGGCGGCCGGGGACTGCTTACAATTAGGGCCGTTGTACTGGAAATCGGGCGCGCGGACAGCCAAGGTCGCAGATAAATATGTGCCGGGGTTGCTGGGAGCAACGGGAATAAGTAGATAAAGGAGACAAAAAAAGGCCATTATAGGTCCGTTACTATAAGCTACCACCACAAAAAATACCATTCCCATGAAAATCAAATTACTGATCCTGCCGCTTGTAGCGATCGTTGTCGCAGCGGGTTCGTGCGTGAAGAATCCGGAGACGCCTCAGCCGGACGGTCCGCGATCCGGTTCCGGTACGGTGAAGGAGATGGCCGTTCCGGCCGGTTTCGATTGGAAGATGTCGCGCGGCATCACCTGTAACTTCGCTTCTGCACATCTGACCCGTGTCTATGTTGCGTCTGCTGCCGATGCCGAGCCATTTGCCGTTGTATTCGCAGGAGACGGTGCCGAACCGGTTACATTGAATGTCCCCGTACCGGTGAAGTCGCTTTATGTAAAATATGAAAAGGCCGACGGTACATTCGTTACGAAAGAACTTCCTGTTATGGGAGCAACCCTCGCGTATACCGTTCCTGCCGACAGCAAAGAGTTTGTGGACGTGGCCGCCGGGGCCGCGAAAGCAACGGAATCGACCACGCGCGCCGGTTATGCCGGTTCCAACAGGGGGCATATCCTCTATCCTGCTGCCGGCTGGGGTACGCTGATGTTCGAGGACCTGTGGCCCTCTTACGGCGACTATGATTTTAACGATTTAGTCGTGAATTACCAGGTCGACCTGATGATGCAGAACAAGAACCAGGCGCGCGAAATGTTCATTGCCCTATGTGTTCGGGCGATCGGCGGTAAGCTTCCATATGACCTATATCTCAGTCTTAGAGGCGTGCGGCCGGACCAGATCGCCGATATTAAAATGGATGATTTGCAGAACGGTGTGCAGAGTTGTGATCTGGTTAAAGTCAATAGCGGCAACTCCAGACCGGCCATCCTCAAATTCGTGGACATCAAACAGAACCTTAATAAACCCGGCGGAACGACTTTCCTGAACGTTAGACCGGGCGAGGAGATGAAAACCGGCGATCTGACCGTAGTATCGTTCAATGTGACTTTCCGCAATGCGATTTCGACCCGGGACCTGGCGTTCGATACCTTTGATTTCTTTATCGCGCGCGACGACCAACAGCAGGAAATACACCTGGCCGGGTTCGAGCCGGTGCTCTTTGGTGCTGACCGCTATCGGGCATTGCGCACGCAGCCGACTTCGAATGCGAACACGCAGTCTGAATATTACTATTCGAACGATAACCTGGTGTGGGGGATTTGTATTCCTGCCGAAATACCGCATGCCTATGAGACGCGGGATTTCCTGACGGCCTATCCCAATTTTGCGAAATGGGCCCAGTCGGGCGGTGTCAGCAATACGGATTGGTATACCGATGCGCCGGGAAACCGAAATCCGGAAAATCTGGTACGGATGAAATAGTCCGTGCCGCCCGTACTCCTGTCGGAGCCTGCCCTTTCCCATCGCGGAACAGCAGCAGGAACGGAGTGGAAAAGGATGGGTACGGCGGAATGGCAATATGGATAAAAGCACGGAACCGAGTTCCGTGCTTTTATCGATTCTACATTTGTTTTGTAGCTCTCCTATTTTTGTCGTGTCTTTGAGGAGCACAGGGGATGCGCCTTTCGGCGGTTTGGGGGTGCGGTTTCCTGCTTCGCGATAGGCGTTTATTGCGCTGCGACGCTGCGGTAGAGGTCGAGCAGCTTGCGGGCCGTTGCCTCCCAGGTGAATTGCGGGGCACGCGCGAGGCCGTAGGCCGCCTGATCTGCGCGGACCTGCCGGTCGGTTTCGAGGCGGAGCAGCTGGGCCGCGATCGCCTCTTCGTCGAGCGGATCGACCAAGATGGCGCCTTCGCCGGCAATCTCGGGGATCGCCGACGTGTTCGAAGTGACCACCGGGGTTCCGCAGGCCATCGCCTCTAGGATCGGTATGCCGAAACTCTCCCGCAGTGAAGTGTACAGGAATGTTTCGGCCCTGCTGTAAATCGCAGGCAGGTCTGTGTTGGGAATGTATCCCGGAAGACGCAGTGCCGGACGGATCCCCTCGATCCCGTGTTCGCGCAGAAGCGCGTCGGCGGCTTCGGGTTTCAGGTCGGCGACCAGCAGCGGCAACGGGTGCTGTGACAGTTCGCGGTAACGGGCATAGCCCCGCAGCGTGCGCGGGGTGTTTTTTTTCGGGTCGGTATTGCCCAGGAAGAACAGGAAACGATCTTCGGGCAGGTATTTGCGGGTGACGGCACCCGGATCGGCCACCGGGCGAAAATGCGGGCTCACGCCGTTATGGATCGTTGTCAGTACCCCTTCGGGCAGCTGCAGCGCCTGCTGGATGCGCTGCTGCTCGAAACGGGATACCGTGATGACTTTGCGGCAGTGCGGCAGGATGCGCGGAACCACCAGCCGGCGGTAATGCCAGCCGAGGTTCTGGTACATCGAACGGTTCTGGGCGGCGCGCTTTTCCAGGAAAATAATGTCGTGCAGGGTCAGTACCAGCGGTGCGGAACAGCGCACCGGGGCCGTGTTGCTCGTGCAGTGCAGCAGGTCGGGGCGGATTTTGCGCACGGCGCGCGGCAG
This window encodes:
- a CDS encoding LruC domain-containing protein, with product MMKEIDIDRIHTVLTRLFLVVCCGVLATACVKDPQKGEDTPDGGESASKYFSYATTREYTVAIDYGFSDYQVLFEIYGGNPLAEVDGGLVKTSEEPLYRAATDKKGCFSGTVTLPADLTEVYLYSDYPGTVSPVKLTVGENGAIAYDQKQVRSRAGNPLTRALITTPTGTAYPDRYKVLGNWSKNGRPDYLLDPADLTAQQYYDVKSMFSLWGGQHIKDFPQRELIADNVNIKLNITKATTIKLIFIKTTATMRNVFGYYTYPTGQEPKSVSDIQPIIAFPFISTFNCNIDNADAVFTGDQVQLKYWNARTQRFEDEFPAGVSIGWFLDAYSFDPTTGTVLEDNTPVYYASRALNPNNMHRSIALGDQQSGRMLAIGFEDSGITEAGEGNFCDAVFMLDYGDKDAATSEGTGVMPEVPGVTDEDNYHVVNGTLAFEDLWPSQGDYDMNDVVVTYKSTVYKNVLSNRATKVVDRFTLAHVGGTLPCGFGYQFDKLDKAAIGSVEVISDKTGATSSFMQGQMLEPNQSKPNVILFDNSRTNEGATFTVTTQFAYPVVGDLVQPPYNPYIVISSDKGRGRELHLAKGVPTDLADAAYFGQSSDISDPAQKLYYVSKDNFPFAINIPTDAFSYPDEKVRIDKAYPSFPGWVSSNGVLQRDWYKKPAKK
- a CDS encoding LruC domain-containing protein, which codes for MKIKLLILPLVAIVVAAGSCVKNPETPQPDGPRSGSGTVKEMAVPAGFDWKMSRGITCNFASAHLTRVYVASAADAEPFAVVFAGDGAEPVTLNVPVPVKSLYVKYEKADGTFVTKELPVMGATLAYTVPADSKEFVDVAAGAAKATESTTRAGYAGSNRGHILYPAAGWGTLMFEDLWPSYGDYDFNDLVVNYQVDLMMQNKNQAREMFIALCVRAIGGKLPYDLYLSLRGVRPDQIADIKMDDLQNGVQSCDLVKVNSGNSRPAILKFVDIKQNLNKPGGTTFLNVRPGEEMKTGDLTVVSFNVTFRNAISTRDLAFDTFDFFIARDDQQQEIHLAGFEPVLFGADRYRALRTQPTSNANTQSEYYYSNDNLVWGICIPAEIPHAYETRDFLTAYPNFAKWAQSGGVSNTDWYTDAPGNRNPENLVRMK
- a CDS encoding glycosyltransferase family 4 protein — translated: MKIAIEAQRIFRTNKHGMDFVALETIRRLQQLDPENEYYILVSPGEDRCLSESANFHIVEISCPTYPLWEQVALPRAVRKIRPDLLHCTSNTAPVRCSAPLVLTLHDIIFLEKRAAQNRSMYQNLGWHYRRLVVPRILPHCRKVITVSRFEQQRIQQALQLPEGVLTTIHNGVSPHFRPVADPGAVTRKYLPEDRFLFFLGNTDPKKNTPRTLRGYARYRELSQHPLPLLVADLKPEAADALLREHGIEGIRPALRLPGYIPNTDLPAIYSRAETFLYTSLRESFGIPILEAMACGTPVVTSNTSAIPEIAGEGAILVDPLDEEAIAAQLLRLETDRQVRADQAAYGLARAPQFTWEATARKLLDLYRSVAAQ